From one Melioribacteraceae bacterium genomic stretch:
- a CDS encoding metallophosphoesterase yields the protein MKLLNFLIFISIVLLVYVSVNYYIFSRGLQAIPKDSQLRTYYIILFILTALTFWAGRILENFMLNWFTETLVWIGSFWLAFILYYFLFAALFDLLRLLNHFIGIFPSVIVQNYEKVKLFSLLGVIIIASITIVYGHINFLNPGIRKFEITLPKKDAKINSLNIVMASDIHLGTIVGKKQLDKFVEMANSLNPDIILLPGDIFDEDIGPIIKNNLGDDLKRLKAKYGVYAATGNHEYIGGVEVAVKYMQDHGIDVIRDTAVFIDNSFYIVGREDRDITRFAEKNRKDLLEITNGLDKNYPTILLEHQPRELIESQENGIDLQLSGHTHHGQLWPLNYITSMIYEISWGYKKIGNTHYYVSSGFAGWGPPVRTGSNTELVNILVRFE from the coding sequence ATGAAATTGCTGAATTTTCTAATTTTTATTTCGATTGTTCTCTTGGTTTATGTTTCTGTTAACTACTATATTTTTTCGCGCGGTTTGCAAGCTATTCCAAAAGATTCTCAGTTAAGAACATACTATATAATTCTGTTTATCCTTACTGCACTTACTTTTTGGGCAGGAAGAATACTTGAAAACTTTATGCTAAACTGGTTTACCGAGACTTTGGTTTGGATCGGCTCTTTCTGGCTTGCATTTATACTTTACTATTTTCTGTTTGCAGCTCTATTTGACCTATTGCGTTTACTAAATCATTTTATCGGAATTTTCCCTTCCGTTATTGTTCAAAATTATGAAAAAGTAAAACTGTTTAGTTTGCTTGGAGTAATAATAATTGCTTCAATCACAATTGTGTATGGGCATATAAACTTTCTTAACCCCGGCATTAGAAAATTTGAAATAACTCTTCCGAAAAAAGATGCGAAAATAAATTCATTGAATATCGTAATGGCTTCCGATATTCATCTCGGGACAATCGTTGGGAAAAAACAACTTGATAAGTTTGTTGAAATGGCAAATTCACTAAACCCTGATATAATTCTATTACCCGGCGATATTTTTGATGAAGATATTGGACCAATTATTAAAAACAATTTAGGCGATGATCTCAAAAGATTAAAAGCTAAGTACGGAGTTTATGCGGCAACCGGAAACCACGAATATATCGGTGGTGTTGAAGTTGCGGTTAAATACATGCAAGATCATGGCATAGATGTTATCAGAGATACCGCTGTTTTTATAGACAACAGCTTCTATATAGTTGGTAGGGAGGACAGAGACATAACTAGGTTTGCCGAAAAAAACAGAAAAGATTTGCTTGAAATTACAAACGGGCTCGATAAAAATTATCCGACAATCCTTTTAGAGCATCAACCCCGAGAGCTTATCGAATCACAAGAAAACGGAATTGACTTACAGCTTTCGGGACACACCCATCACGGGCAGCTTTGGCCGTTAAACTATATCACATCAATGATTTATGAGATAAGTTGGGGATATAAAAAGATTGGCAATACTCATTATTATGTCTCGAGTGGTTTTGCCGGATGGGGTCCGCCGGTTAGAACGGGAAGCAACACTGAACTAGTAAATATTTTAGTGCGCTTTGAATAG
- a CDS encoding phosphatase PAP2 family protein, which translates to MNLLNKTKTLIKKYYPGEISFLFILFGMLLSLFLFIQIADAVHDKETLSIDNKILLMFRDSDDIAKPIGHERVQYVVRDITALGSSTLLTIITLIVVIYLGLKREIRSIIYVLSAAIGGGILVQILKVLFARPRPEIVGQLVTEITMSFPSGHSAMSAVVYLSIAVLISRIESSYKTRVFIITTALTISFIVGLSRIYLGVHYPTDVLAGWMIGLFWALLCWFVATIIEKRN; encoded by the coding sequence ATGAACCTTCTGAACAAAACAAAAACTCTTATAAAAAAATACTATCCGGGTGAAATTTCTTTTTTATTTATTCTTTTCGGAATGCTTCTCTCTCTTTTTTTATTTATTCAAATTGCTGATGCTGTTCATGATAAAGAAACACTTTCGATCGATAATAAAATTTTATTAATGTTCCGAGATTCGGATGATATTGCCAAACCAATTGGCCACGAAAGGGTTCAATATGTTGTTCGTGATATTACAGCTCTCGGAAGTTCAACTCTACTAACAATTATTACATTGATCGTTGTTATTTATCTTGGATTAAAGAGAGAAATACGCTCTATCATCTATGTGCTTTCTGCGGCAATTGGCGGCGGAATACTTGTGCAAATTTTGAAAGTTCTTTTCGCTCGTCCACGCCCGGAAATAGTGGGGCAACTTGTTACTGAGATCACGATGAGTTTTCCAAGCGGACATTCCGCAATGTCTGCTGTTGTTTATCTTTCTATTGCTGTATTAATTTCACGAATTGAGTCGTCATACAAGACCCGTGTTTTTATCATTACAACCGCGCTTACAATTTCTTTTATTGTCGGGCTAAGCAGAATCTATCTCGGAGTTCATTATCCAACAGATGTGCTTGCCGGATGGATGATCGGTTTGTTTTGGGCATTGCTGTGCTGGTTTGTTGCGACAATTATAGAAAAAAGAAATTGA
- a CDS encoding T9SS type A sorting domain-containing protein encodes MKKFTFLMFLIVLFLSTQAQVTITQADVASTLTLGKTVKTYADTLNTNVNIGATGQSSWDFSGHPHQLEFDAESVNPGSSPVSGTFGSANYVTYSQPTFAGVTSNTWVHLGLSGNAYSDLGTYTEAAAAGFTTKTTIQMNPAEVIMQLPLTFGASWSHTGTRDVDVEIVGIPFPQSYTVDVSVTRTVDAWGTLIMPDGRSVNVLRIKIVTELTSNAGGVPSSSTDLSFTFISPDGSSLHVNAVDANQADNGVISVNQVAWNYGSGATSVEQLEELANDFSLAQNYPNPFNPTTNIQYSIPKGSHVSLKVYDVLGNEVATLVNEDLSSGVYNSKFDASTLSSGIYFYTLKADNFTATKKLMLVK; translated from the coding sequence GTGAAGAAATTTACATTTCTAATGTTTCTTATAGTTCTATTTCTTTCAACTCAAGCACAAGTCACAATTACTCAAGCTGATGTAGCCTCAACTCTTACTCTTGGCAAAACCGTTAAGACATATGCCGATACATTAAATACCAATGTAAATATCGGTGCAACCGGTCAAAGCAGCTGGGATTTCAGCGGGCATCCGCACCAATTAGAATTTGATGCCGAAAGCGTTAATCCGGGCTCATCTCCGGTCTCAGGAACATTTGGCTCAGCAAATTATGTAACTTATTCTCAGCCGACATTTGCGGGAGTTACATCAAACACCTGGGTACACCTTGGTCTAAGTGGAAACGCATACTCAGATTTGGGAACCTACACAGAGGCGGCTGCGGCTGGATTTACAACTAAAACGACCATTCAAATGAATCCTGCGGAAGTAATAATGCAGTTGCCATTAACTTTTGGAGCAAGTTGGTCACACACCGGGACAAGAGATGTTGATGTTGAGATTGTCGGGATTCCTTTCCCTCAGTCTTATACAGTTGATGTTTCAGTTACCAGAACCGTTGACGCATGGGGTACATTAATTATGCCCGATGGCAGATCGGTTAATGTTCTCAGAATTAAAATAGTAACCGAGCTAACGTCGAACGCAGGTGGCGTTCCGTCTTCTTCAACTGACCTGTCTTTTACATTTATTTCTCCTGACGGAAGCTCGCTGCACGTAAACGCTGTTGATGCAAATCAAGCTGATAACGGTGTTATATCTGTTAATCAAGTAGCATGGAATTACGGTAGTGGCGCAACAAGTGTTGAACAGCTAGAAGAGCTTGCAAATGATTTTTCATTAGCACAAAATTATCCGAATCCATTCAATCCAACAACAAACATTCAATACTCTATTCCAAAAGGTTCTCATGTTTCGTTAAAGGTATATGATGTTTTGGGCAACGAGGTTGCAACTTTAGTAAACGAAGATCTTTCATCGGGTGTTTATAATAGCAAGTTCGATGCATCAACTCTATCAAGCGGAATTTATTTCTATACCTTAAAGGCGGATAATTTTACCGCAACGAAAAAATTAATGCTGGTTAAATAG
- a CDS encoding T9SS type A sorting domain-containing protein: MKKVVISFTFLLFSLTIQSQIVVTQTDIENHLQIGNGILNYSDTIGIDVDIGTPGENSWDFENHPFHLEFDVDVVDPGSTPKADLFSSATHALITNYDVGQNEATSYTYLIIEDGNYGEDGLYFIAGVSSSTSEVTIENDPPGNILQFPVNYQDSWTTSHTKITTTELNGVPISNTEAEETSSKLVDGYGTIVLPDGTTEETLRIKIEGERTVNGDTEEILSFMFITRSGASLTAVADDPNGSDNGVIQTEQVNWNYGNGSPSSVDKIEELANDFVLSQNYPNPFNPTTNIQYSIPKASHVSLKVYDVLGNEVATLVNEKLSSGVYNSKFDASTLSSGIYFYTLEAGNFVTTKKLSLIK; encoded by the coding sequence ATGAAGAAGGTAGTAATTTCGTTCACTTTTTTGCTTTTTTCTTTAACTATTCAGTCTCAAATCGTAGTTACGCAAACCGATATAGAAAACCACTTACAAATCGGTAACGGAATTTTAAATTATTCTGATACGATCGGAATAGACGTTGATATTGGAACACCCGGTGAAAATTCTTGGGATTTTGAAAATCACCCTTTCCATCTAGAGTTTGATGTAGATGTTGTTGATCCGGGGTCTACTCCGAAGGCTGATTTATTTTCGTCTGCAACACATGCGTTAATTACCAATTATGATGTTGGACAAAATGAGGCTACATCATATACCTACCTGATCATCGAAGATGGTAACTATGGTGAAGATGGTCTTTATTTCATAGCCGGGGTGTCCAGTTCTACGTCAGAAGTTACAATTGAAAATGATCCTCCTGGTAATATTTTACAGTTTCCGGTTAATTATCAAGATTCTTGGACGACCTCCCACACAAAAATCACCACCACAGAACTAAACGGTGTTCCGATTTCAAATACAGAGGCAGAAGAAACCTCGTCAAAATTGGTGGATGGTTATGGCACAATCGTGCTGCCGGACGGAACCACCGAAGAAACCCTGAGAATAAAGATTGAGGGAGAAAGAACCGTTAATGGTGATACCGAGGAAATCCTTTCGTTTATGTTTATTACACGCTCAGGCGCAAGTTTAACAGCGGTTGCCGACGATCCAAACGGATCGGATAACGGTGTAATTCAAACAGAACAAGTAAATTGGAATTATGGTAACGGTTCACCTTCTTCTGTTGATAAAATTGAAGAGCTTGCAAATGATTTTGTATTATCACAAAACTATCCGAATCCATTCAATCCAACAACAAATATTCAATACTCTATTCCAAAAGCTTCTCATGTTTCGCTAAAAGTATATGATGTTTTGGGCAACGAGGTTGCCACATTAGTAAATGAAAAACTTTCTTCGGGTGTTTATAACAGTAAGTTTGATGCATCAACTCTATCAAGCGGAATTTATTTTTATACTTTGGAAGCCGGAAACTTTGTTACCACAAAAAAGCTCTCTTTAATTAAGTAA
- the glgA gene encoding glycogen synthase GlgA — protein MKIAFAASEVVPFAKTGGLADVSGALPVELEKLGHDVKVFMPKYYSVDEHKFHLEYQSWASPMPIRVAGIVHEVHLHKSYLPDSKVEIYFIDCPYFFHRHNLYTNDHDEDQRFICFSKSVIEALQRLHWSPDIVHCNDWQTGLIPLYIKDNYSWDKMFANTATVFTVHNIGYQGKFPQKTLFNAEIKEDLFYHGGRIEHDGLVNFLKTGLSFADVINTVSETYAKELMTPEYSAGMHHLLQYREKDFYGIINGIDYSVWNPETDTLIPFHYSKDDLSGKEKNKEALLKKFNMPYQEGIPLIGIVSRLAIQKGFDLIEKSLAELMSFNAQWIILGSGEQKYENMFQALHQQMPNKVGVYVGYNNDLAHLIEAGADIFLMPSHYEPCGLNQIYSLKYGTVPVVRKTGGLADTVQDWNEYNTYGLDTGNGFSFDDYKPAAMVHAIQRALGDYHNKPIWKKIQQNGMNKDYSWRHSAIQYEELYKKARSKR, from the coding sequence ATGAAAATAGCTTTCGCGGCAAGTGAAGTGGTTCCTTTTGCAAAAACCGGTGGATTAGCCGATGTCTCAGGTGCTCTGCCGGTCGAGCTTGAAAAACTTGGTCATGATGTGAAGGTTTTTATGCCGAAGTATTATTCGGTTGACGAACACAAGTTTCATTTGGAATATCAATCCTGGGCAAGTCCTATGCCCATACGTGTTGCGGGAATTGTTCACGAGGTCCATCTCCATAAAAGCTATTTACCCGATTCAAAAGTCGAAATATATTTTATTGATTGTCCGTATTTTTTTCATCGGCATAATCTTTACACAAACGATCATGATGAGGATCAACGTTTTATTTGTTTTTCGAAAAGTGTAATTGAGGCATTACAAAGATTGCATTGGTCACCGGATATAGTTCACTGCAATGATTGGCAAACCGGATTGATTCCGCTTTATATAAAAGACAATTACAGTTGGGATAAAATGTTTGCAAACACGGCAACTGTGTTTACCGTTCATAACATTGGTTATCAAGGTAAGTTTCCTCAAAAGACTTTGTTCAATGCAGAAATAAAAGAAGATTTATTTTATCATGGCGGAAGAATTGAACACGACGGTCTCGTTAATTTTCTAAAAACCGGTTTATCCTTTGCCGATGTTATAAACACAGTAAGTGAAACCTATGCAAAAGAACTAATGACGCCCGAGTATTCCGCGGGAATGCATCATTTACTCCAATACAGAGAAAAAGATTTTTACGGAATTATTAATGGAATTGACTACTCAGTCTGGAATCCCGAAACTGATACGCTGATTCCCTTCCATTATTCAAAAGATGATCTTTCAGGTAAAGAGAAAAACAAGGAGGCTTTATTAAAAAAATTTAATATGCCTTACCAGGAAGGGATTCCGCTTATCGGAATCGTTTCTCGTTTGGCGATTCAAAAAGGATTTGATTTAATAGAAAAATCTCTTGCTGAATTAATGAGCTTCAATGCACAATGGATAATACTGGGAAGCGGCGAACAAAAATATGAAAATATGTTTCAAGCTCTTCATCAACAAATGCCGAATAAAGTCGGAGTTTACGTCGGTTATAATAATGACCTTGCTCATTTAATTGAAGCCGGCGCCGATATATTTTTAATGCCTTCGCATTATGAACCTTGTGGACTCAATCAAATTTATTCTCTTAAATACGGAACCGTCCCCGTCGTCAGAAAAACCGGCGGACTTGCCGATACAGTTCAAGATTGGAATGAGTATAATACTTACGGACTTGATACCGGAAATGGATTTTCATTCGACGATTATAAACCAGCAGCGATGGTACACGCCATCCAAAGAGCCTTGGGAGATTATCACAACAAACCCATCTGGAAAAAAATCCAGCAAAACGGAATGAACAAAGATTATTCATGGAGACATTCCGCAATCCAATACGAAGAACTCTATAAGAAGGCGCGTTCAAAACGTTAA
- a CDS encoding T9SS type A sorting domain-containing protein — protein sequence MENYLQTDPDWNPLWVGNLWQYTLDGNSDEVDVRYVEKDTVVNGKTYYKKVDYVGFENEKFFLWERIDWGSYASYMLDLDDMNENSIVHEELLLDSLEVPDEFYEYTSFRFAYKGWKNIVWFGPTTVKVRKPEWYSVFGDTVLVREVEYLDLSITEYVSDKYGVVKITGDFYIQTLTGARIYGEEYGVVTSINDEGELLNEFVLFQNYPNPFNPTTTISFSIDESTYINLKIYNFLGEYVTTLVEQYKHPGVYRVEFNAENLSSGVYFYVLETDKHRDIKKMILLK from the coding sequence ATGGAAAATTATCTTCAAACCGATCCTGACTGGAACCCGCTTTGGGTGGGAAATCTTTGGCAGTATACTTTGGATGGAAATAGTGACGAAGTAGATGTTCGTTATGTAGAAAAAGATACTGTTGTTAACGGAAAGACCTATTACAAGAAAGTGGATTATGTCGGGTTTGAAAACGAAAAATTTTTTCTTTGGGAAAGAATTGATTGGGGAAGTTACGCAAGTTATATGCTTGACTTGGATGACATGAACGAAAATTCAATAGTGCATGAAGAGCTGTTGTTGGACAGCTTGGAGGTGCCCGATGAGTTTTATGAATATACTTCTTTTCGATTTGCATATAAAGGTTGGAAAAATATTGTGTGGTTTGGTCCGACAACCGTCAAAGTTAGAAAACCTGAGTGGTATTCTGTATTCGGAGATACTGTGCTTGTTCGAGAAGTAGAATATTTAGATCTCTCTATTACCGAGTATGTTTCTGATAAATATGGGGTGGTCAAAATAACCGGAGATTTTTATATACAAACATTAACGGGGGCAAGAATTTATGGAGAAGAATACGGAGTCGTTACATCAATTAATGATGAGGGTGAACTTCTTAACGAGTTTGTGCTATTTCAAAATTACCCAAACCCGTTTAACCCAACAACAACTATTTCTTTTTCAATTGACGAGAGTACTTATATAAATCTTAAGATTTACAATTTCTTGGGTGAATATGTAACAACCCTAGTTGAGCAATATAAACACCCGGGAGTTTATAGGGTTGAGTTCAATGCAGAAAATTTATCAAGCGGAGTATATTTCTATGTTCTTGAAACAGATAAACATAGAGATATTAAAAAGATGATTCTACTTAAATAA
- a CDS encoding T9SS type A sorting domain-containing protein, translating into MEKLDLNPNFSFTPFDTWTRTSPGSDDIVDLVIIVYRDFPNSLIFGSKWTGYSSIWLPAGGYYSVVDQKKIIGGFGYGSGVQMRGAHNGLDYSVFQAAHEFGHKLFGTTGHIKFGLANLSLMGDSPVWNSSRGMCAWEREKLGWIDYIVKEDDEIFELQDYFNEDEAVKIKLPNTDIEYFILENRQKIVKDYDLAGAQGIYSYHVKGGDQMLPEYMDVECADGNFKWHFDETTLKVTKLHPDPFFGNDEMDYQIKFDSDGDGEQEIYGCFIEGGYIKDAAWGDYNDAFDEKYNNVFSPTSNPPSTNGVNHPFTVEILENKNGLGVYKIQLHYNNAYAGKPSKPFGVVGHTHTYGSNGSTSARAFLDWSDYWDDDHDEWEVYRAVASVNGPKPDLSDYEFVTNAIQPSMTPRINVFDYGDDKKIYYRIKARDKEGKRSTFSDPISDWAPPETPIINITRSFSGHPVVSWDEPKSDDLEVFLRKKVGDEWEDPIKMTGTHYEDLSVDWPVGHLVNEADFYYYTYKQRRSNLQSPQSEVINAWGEGEDWLYKNGSEYDAIPKIYDLSQNYPNPFNPSSIIKYQLPSDSHVSLIVYDILGKEVVELINEHQSAGYYFINFDGSFLSSGMYIYRIIAGNYIDSKKMLLLK; encoded by the coding sequence TTGGAAAAACTAGATTTAAATCCGAACTTTAGTTTTACTCCATTTGACACCTGGACTCGAACCTCCCCCGGATCAGACGACATTGTTGATTTAGTGATTATTGTTTATAGAGATTTTCCCAATTCATTAATTTTTGGATCGAAGTGGACGGGGTATAGCTCTATTTGGTTGCCGGCCGGCGGATATTATTCTGTAGTTGATCAAAAGAAAATAATCGGGGGCTTTGGATACGGTTCCGGTGTTCAAATGCGGGGCGCACATAATGGCCTTGATTATTCGGTATTTCAAGCGGCTCATGAATTTGGACATAAATTATTCGGAACCACCGGCCATATAAAATTCGGACTCGCAAATTTGAGTTTAATGGGTGACAGCCCTGTCTGGAACAGTTCAAGAGGAATGTGTGCGTGGGAAAGAGAAAAACTTGGATGGATCGATTATATAGTTAAGGAAGACGATGAGATTTTTGAACTTCAAGATTATTTTAATGAAGATGAGGCTGTTAAAATAAAACTTCCAAATACAGATATAGAATATTTCATTCTAGAAAACAGACAAAAAATAGTTAAAGATTACGATTTAGCCGGTGCTCAAGGAATTTATAGCTATCACGTAAAAGGTGGTGATCAAATGTTACCAGAATATATGGACGTTGAATGTGCCGATGGTAATTTTAAATGGCACTTTGACGAAACCACTTTAAAAGTGACAAAGCTTCATCCTGATCCGTTTTTTGGGAATGATGAAATGGACTATCAAATCAAGTTTGATAGCGATGGTGATGGTGAACAAGAAATATACGGCTGTTTTATTGAGGGAGGATATATTAAAGATGCCGCTTGGGGTGATTACAATGATGCATTTGACGAAAAATATAACAATGTTTTTTCACCAACCAGCAATCCGCCTTCAACAAACGGCGTTAACCACCCGTTTACTGTTGAAATATTAGAGAATAAAAATGGTTTGGGCGTTTACAAAATTCAGCTGCATTATAATAACGCTTACGCAGGCAAACCCTCTAAACCATTTGGTGTAGTTGGGCATACGCACACTTATGGTTCAAACGGCAGTACTTCTGCGAGAGCCTTTTTGGATTGGTCGGATTATTGGGATGATGACCATGATGAATGGGAAGTTTATCGAGCCGTTGCTTCGGTTAACGGACCGAAGCCGGATTTAAGTGATTACGAATTTGTTACTAATGCTATTCAACCAAGCATGACTCCTAGAATTAATGTCTTTGATTATGGTGACGATAAAAAAATATACTATAGAATTAAAGCCAGAGATAAAGAAGGAAAGCGCTCAACTTTTTCTGATCCGATTAGTGATTGGGCTCCGCCGGAAACGCCAATTATTAATATAACAAGAAGTTTTTCCGGTCATCCGGTTGTTAGTTGGGATGAACCCAAGTCAGACGATTTAGAAGTTTTTCTAAGAAAAAAAGTCGGTGACGAATGGGAAGACCCAATTAAAATGACAGGAACACACTATGAAGATCTTTCTGTAGATTGGCCAGTTGGGCATTTAGTTAACGAAGCAGACTTCTACTATTATACATATAAACAAAGAAGATCCAATTTACAATCACCACAGTCTGAGGTGATTAATGCCTGGGGAGAAGGAGAAGATTGGTTGTATAAAAATGGTTCTGAATATGACGCAATCCCTAAAATTTATGATCTATCACAGAACTATCCGAATCCCTTTAATCCGAGTTCGATAATAAAATATCAACTGCCGAGCGATTCACATGTGTCATTAATTGTATATGATATTCTTGGAAAGGAAGTAGTAGAACTTATTAATGAACATCAGAGCGCTGGTTATTATTTTATCAACTTCGATGGCTCATTTCTTTCAAGCGGAATGTATATTTATCGAATAATTGCCGGAAATTATATAGACAGTAAGAAGATGTTATTGTTAAAGTAG
- a CDS encoding acetate--CoA ligase family protein, with the protein MDSIKNFFYPKSICVVGASTKEKSIGYELLHTISNYGYKGIIYPVNPKAESVLGYKCYKSIEEIDENIDLGIVIVPKQFAEESIDSLLAKDVKSIVLITAGFKEVGKEGEEVEKRITQKIKNAGARLVGPNCMGVINTLDSTKLNATFVAEKPETGGTGFLSQSGALGAAVLNSLRETDIKFAHFISVGNKADINENDLLFFWQSDENIKTITTYLESFVDGENFIKPLITGEVTKPVIVLKAGKTSSGMKAASSHTGALSSRDQVVESLLRQFGILRVDNINELFNTAKGFENFPFPKGNKIAVITNAGGPAILTVDSLEKENLVLSEFSKSTKDKLREVVNPEGSVDNPVDLLPGATDEVYRRVNEIVVEDENVDAVISIFVQPVMVEPMAVVESVNEIKSDKPIFQIDMPLPEFWDDYRKFSKRKMPLYRNPEDPAPVIYNMLYYSLAQAGLKDHRKEYADQFALRGKGKFNFKKGFISQEEVIDITSYYELPIIKNILIKPSEIDNIKDDSFPLVLKGINHEVIHKSELDAVKLNIKTIAELKEKAQEIINNFNKYKFDVEQFLIQPFIEIKHEVLLGGFRDPSFGPIIMFGTGGKYVEVICDTAIRSAYMSDNDLNEIIEETVIGKILKGVRGEKGIDIDELKRVIRASSRMMIENENILEFDLNPLIISNDNSIHAVDVRIKIG; encoded by the coding sequence ATGGATTCGATTAAAAACTTCTTCTATCCCAAATCAATTTGTGTTGTTGGTGCATCGACTAAAGAGAAAAGTATTGGTTATGAATTACTTCACACGATTAGTAATTATGGTTACAAAGGAATTATCTATCCCGTTAATCCAAAAGCGGAAAGTGTGCTTGGCTATAAATGTTATAAATCAATTGAGGAAATTGACGAGAATATTGATCTCGGAATTGTTATCGTTCCTAAACAATTTGCCGAAGAATCTATTGATTCTCTTTTAGCAAAAGACGTTAAGTCTATAGTTTTAATTACTGCAGGATTTAAGGAAGTTGGAAAAGAAGGCGAAGAAGTAGAAAAAAGAATCACACAAAAAATAAAAAACGCCGGCGCTCGTTTAGTTGGTCCGAATTGTATGGGAGTTATAAACACTCTGGATTCTACAAAGCTTAACGCAACCTTTGTGGCGGAAAAACCGGAAACAGGCGGAACGGGATTTTTATCTCAAAGCGGTGCTCTCGGTGCTGCGGTTTTAAACTCACTTCGCGAAACCGATATAAAGTTTGCCCATTTTATAAGTGTCGGTAACAAAGCCGATATAAATGAAAATGATTTGCTTTTTTTCTGGCAATCTGACGAAAACATAAAAACAATTACAACTTATTTAGAAAGCTTTGTTGATGGCGAAAATTTTATAAAACCATTAATAACCGGCGAGGTTACCAAGCCGGTTATTGTTTTAAAAGCCGGTAAAACATCAAGCGGAATGAAAGCCGCATCTTCACATACCGGGGCATTGAGCAGCCGAGATCAAGTTGTAGAGTCGTTACTTCGTCAATTTGGAATTTTAAGAGTCGACAACATTAATGAGCTTTTTAATACCGCAAAAGGATTTGAAAATTTTCCGTTTCCTAAAGGGAATAAAATTGCGGTAATTACCAATGCGGGCGGGCCTGCGATTTTAACGGTCGATTCACTTGAAAAAGAAAACTTAGTACTCTCGGAATTTTCTAAATCAACAAAAGATAAATTGAGAGAAGTTGTTAATCCGGAAGGAAGTGTCGATAACCCCGTTGATTTATTGCCCGGCGCGACCGATGAAGTTTATAGACGAGTAAATGAAATCGTTGTTGAAGATGAAAATGTTGATGCGGTGATTTCTATTTTTGTTCAGCCTGTTATGGTAGAGCCTATGGCGGTTGTTGAATCGGTTAACGAAATTAAATCCGACAAACCGATTTTTCAAATTGATATGCCTCTTCCGGAATTTTGGGATGATTACAGAAAATTTTCAAAAAGGAAAATGCCTCTTTATCGCAATCCCGAAGATCCCGCTCCGGTTATTTATAATATGCTTTATTATTCTTTGGCTCAAGCCGGTCTAAAAGATCATCGTAAAGAATATGCTGATCAATTCGCTTTGCGTGGTAAAGGAAAGTTTAATTTTAAAAAAGGATTTATCTCACAAGAAGAAGTGATTGATATAACCAGTTACTACGAACTTCCGATTATTAAAAATATTTTGATCAAACCAAGTGAAATAGATAACATAAAAGATGACTCTTTTCCTCTGGTATTGAAAGGAATTAACCACGAAGTTATTCATAAATCAGAACTTGATGCAGTTAAGCTGAATATTAAAACAATCGCTGAACTAAAAGAAAAAGCTCAAGAGATAATTAATAATTTTAACAAGTATAAATTTGATGTAGAGCAATTTTTAATTCAGCCTTTTATTGAAATTAAACACGAAGTTTTACTCGGCGGTTTTCGTGATCCTTCATTCGGACCGATAATAATGTTCGGTACCGGCGGAAAATATGTTGAAGTAATTTGCGATACAGCAATACGCTCAGCGTACATGTCCGATAATGATTTAAATGAAATAATTGAAGAAACTGTTATCGGGAAAATATTAAAAGGTGTTCGCGGTGAAAAAGGAATTGACATTGACGAACTTAAACGAGTTATCCGCGCTTCGTCAAGAATGATGATAGAAAACGAAAACATTCTTGAGTTTGATTTAAATCCATTGATTATCTCAAATGATAATTCAATTCACGCGGTAGATGTTAGAATAAAGATTGGATAA